Proteins found in one Deltaproteobacteria bacterium genomic segment:
- a CDS encoding type IV pili methyl-accepting chemotaxis transducer N-terminal domain-containing protein, which translates to MFCAKRKLLHITSILFAVLLFAMNPGESYSAPTEAEFNTILDLSGRQRMLSQKMAKEALLILKGVDAAKNGESLKQTMALFEKTQQGLISGDAALGLPASGYSRINRDLEELNKTYAEVKAIYQTIVDGGKPSDEQMKSLEVLSEEVLVKANKIVGLFELEAKAVIGVKGDQELATLINIAGRQRMLSQKMIKEFLLISLSASGDSNANKLTATITLFETSLKGLKEGSPAMGIPTGAKDPEILTQLNAVEKIWGDLKPLLAAKDAGVDALAKTDSLSLELLKESNKAVQMLAKK; encoded by the coding sequence ATGTTTTGCGCAAAAAGAAAATTATTACATATTACAAGTATATTATTTGCAGTGCTTTTGTTCGCTATGAATCCCGGGGAGAGTTATTCAGCTCCGACAGAGGCGGAGTTTAATACGATACTGGATTTATCTGGTAGGCAGCGCATGTTGTCTCAGAAGATGGCGAAAGAGGCGTTGCTGATCCTAAAAGGGGTTGATGCAGCTAAGAACGGCGAAAGCCTTAAGCAAACAATGGCATTGTTTGAGAAGACTCAGCAAGGCTTAATTTCGGGTGATGCGGCCTTGGGTTTGCCGGCTAGTGGGTATTCGAGAATTAATCGCGACCTCGAAGAGTTAAACAAGACGTATGCTGAAGTTAAGGCTATCTACCAAACAATTGTCGATGGCGGCAAGCCAAGCGATGAGCAGATGAAGAGCTTGGAAGTGCTTAGTGAAGAAGTGTTGGTAAAGGCCAACAAGATAGTTGGGCTCTTTGAGCTGGAGGCGAAAGCGGTTATTGGCGTAAAGGGAGACCAAGAACTAGCAACTCTCATAAACATTGCTGGTAGGCAGAGAATGCTTAGTCAAAAGATGATTAAGGAATTTCTTTTGATCAGCTTAAGTGCTAGCGGGGATTCTAATGCAAATAAGCTTACGGCCACTATAACTCTTTTTGAGACATCGCTAAAAGGCTTGAAGGAAGGGAGTCCGGCTATGGGAATTCCTACTGGCGCAAAAGATCCCGAAATTTTAACCCAGTTAAATGCAGTCGAGAAGATTTGGGGAGATCTTAAACCATTGCTTGCTGCTAAAGATGCAGGCGTAGATGCTTTGGCAAAAACGGACAGCCTCAGTTTAGAACTGCTTAAGGAGTCAAATAAGGCAGTGCAGATGTTGGCTAAGAAGTAG
- a CDS encoding putative metal-binding motif-containing protein, whose translation MRKLKLCLLACSVLLLSNVAPAFAENGKVFICHRTNGANPYVLISVGSAAYNAHIAHGDVAPTAFYPDANGDGFGDVNAEGVLACNDPGDGSVSNNTDCDDTNANVSPVGVEECDQLDNDCDGLVDEDDVCGGPDPECTGQTCETFTTCNAGGNCGSSGVCGSTAEGGGLCVNGATPCSGLADCVTSDDCADGAICFVNSCCVRAVCVPVNAFCSQAGAAAPSALESLVVQSGGAAFGRK comes from the coding sequence ATGAGAAAACTTAAACTTTGCTTGTTAGCATGTTCGGTTTTGCTTTTATCAAATGTTGCTCCAGCGTTTGCTGAGAACGGAAAGGTTTTTATTTGTCATAGGACCAACGGGGCGAATCCCTACGTGCTCATATCCGTAGGGAGTGCGGCCTACAATGCGCACATTGCTCATGGCGATGTAGCGCCAACGGCATTCTATCCAGATGCTAATGGCGATGGCTTTGGCGATGTGAACGCAGAAGGCGTGTTGGCATGTAACGATCCAGGGGATGGCTCTGTATCGAACAACACTGACTGCGATGACACCAATGCGAATGTTTCGCCAGTTGGGGTGGAGGAATGCGATCAACTAGATAACGATTGCGATGGCCTAGTTGATGAAGATGATGTTTGCGGTGGACCAGACCCAGAGTGTACTGGTCAAACCTGCGAAACATTTACAACGTGTAACGCAGGCGGAAATTGCGGCAGCAGTGGCGTTTGTGGATCGACGGCAGAAGGTGGTGGCCTTTGCGTAAACGGCGCTACTCCGTGTAGTGGACTTGCCGATTGCGTCACATCGGATGACTGCGCAGACGGAGCCATCTGCTTTGTAAATAGCTGTTGTGTTCGCGCAGTTTGCGTGCCAGTTAATGCATTCTGCTCACAGGCAGGCGCGGCAGCTCCTAGTGCGTTAGAGTCATTAGTAGTTCAATCAGGCGGCGCAGCTTTCGGTCGCAAGTAG